From Quercus robur chromosome 8, dhQueRobu3.1, whole genome shotgun sequence:
TTTCCCTCCATATGTTTATCTGTTGGTGTAGTGTTGACTAATGATAGACCTACAGAAACTAGCATAATATTACCTGTACATTTTCTATTATTAAGCTGtccaaaaacagaaaaacaaaatgaaatggTCATTTAGTTAATTGTTATTTTCAGTCGTGCTCTGTGAAGATCAAATGCTTCTAAACTTGCTAAGGTTGATGCATGATGAACTCATATATGATGATTTTCAAACTCCCGCAAATCTACAACCCTTACAAGCACATGCTCAGCGCTTCGCCTCAGTCTTTCATAACTATTATCCCTAAATtatgttcattttatttttttcttatcatcTCTTAGTTGAACTTCTCAGTTTGTTGTTGGCTCACAATGATTAGGAATCTTGTTGCCTtcatgttttgcattttttttcattatgttTTAAATTGTAATGAGTAACgtattgtttttaaataatcaGGCACTGTTACTAGAGGTCTGTGATGAGACAGAAATTGCTGAGCTGAAATTGAAGGTTAATTTCCATACCCTCAGCTGCAGGCTTTCGGTTGCATTAGCATATAGGTATTCATGCATTATCTTATTTTGAAACCGATTATATATTGCTCTTTGATAGGTTGGAGATTTTGAAATGCATCTTAAACGAAACATTGGAGGAGCCACACAAGTTCCCATGTCTGGAATTTCGCCGACAATACCACCACCTATTCCAACTAAACCAATGGTAGATTCAGCACCTGTtgccccaccaccaccaccaacaaaatCCTCCCCAGAAAAGACCAGTCCATTCACGAATACCTCTGTAGAGAAGTCTCCAAAGTTAGCAGCCTTGGAGGCTTCTGGATCCAATGCATATGTCCTAGTGCCATCTCCAGCGGTATGTGGTGTTCTTATCTAGTGTGAATCCAATACATATGTCCTGGTTCTCactattcatttttcttatcaGGTTGGCTCTTTCCGGAGGGGTAGAACTGTGAAAGGGAAGAAGCAACCTCCTATCTGTAAAGAGGTATCTGTGCATGCATAGATTTTGTTGtccaattattttttgtatatctAAAAGTGTTCAGACTTTATGTTGCCAACAAGTACAGGAACACGGCCTTGGGTACAAATACACattcaatttttcttatttcttggatttacagggtggtttaataaaaaaaggacaAGTTATCGGATATTTGGATCAGTTTGGCACTGAACTTCCTGTGAAGGTGATTAATCTGCTtcagtttctttatttttgtgatttctTCTCAATAGCTGCTTATCATGATGATTTCTTCTTGCTATTTTGAGCAGTCAGATGTGGCAGGAGAAGTCTTAAAGGTCCTCTTTGATGAGGGAGGTAAAATGGCTATTATCTCTTTATTTATgacttgatattttttatttgtcttgAAGCACTTCGTCAAAGGCTAAATTTTGGGGGGATTTTTGTTTAACGCTTGAGTACATTCACCTTAGGTGCACCAGGAGAAATTCATAAGCCGAAAACCATTATGATAATTTCGTGCTAGTTTATCACcgatgagctctagctcaaatagCACGTCCTtcccttgtaagagcaaggtggagggtgaggttatTGATTCAAGACCCACCAGATGTATGTAACTTACAAAAGCGCACACACATAGACACATTAGTGTCTAGTTTATAAGTCATATGAACATTCAGGATGAATATGAACAAGGATATAAAACTTAGAtctgttaaaaatattaatataattgttaatatttctacttattaaaaaaattaatatttctaGGATATagttaataattatatattcctTCCCTCCACTCTCCACTGAAATTGTGCATAATTTGCTCATAATATGTGAATCAATGCCATTCTAAGGAGCAGCCATAGAGGTTTACAAGATTCATTACAATTCTTGATGATCAGTTCATGTAATTGCCAACAGATTGTGTGAAGTGGATGGAAAAGAAACTTCAGGCCAGCTAGGCCCCTTTTCATGTGGTTTCTCTAGTGTTTGTTGCAGTATAGCCTTTCAAAAAGGGATTggtgccaatgagctctagctcaactggcacctcCTCTAATAAGTTCTAGGtagagggtgaggttgtgggttcaaaatCTATTAGTTGCGTgtgtaaattacaaattaaaagaaaGTTGACTGTGTGAAGTGATTGTGAATTAAGAATTTTTATGATATTTGTTTGAGACTTAGAATTTCGTACTTTAAAAGTCAGTGAATATGTGTTTCTCATGATGAATTCTGTACTTTAATTTAGTTACATCAATTGATGGATGAGTTTTATAGTAGAAGTGGTGATGACTCTCTTTTAACTGTTTGATTTAAACTGTTTATGGTTTGCAGAAGCTGTTGGTTATGGAGAACCTCTTATTGCTGTCTTGCCTTCATTTCATGGTATCCAGTGAGCTCTCTCCTTTTATTCCCGGTAATGTTGTTAAAAGAGCTCCGAAGTTTGTTTCTCTAGTCATGTTATTCTTTCCATCTTTTGCGTCTTTACCTTTTCTAGGTAGGGGATGCAAGTGTAGTTGGTAATCTGTACTTGATATTTCTTGTCAGTTAAATTGGCTATAGATCCGGGAACAAATTGATAAAGCATCATGTGTTGAGAAGGTGTCATTCTCTTAGAACAACGTCAATAATGCTCCATGTACCGTTTAAGCTGTAGATGTTTGTTACTTAGCTGGATATTGTTAAGCACAATATGCTTGTTGCATATGCAGGCAGGACATACAGCTTAAATGATTTTGAACCTTGTGTGACTAGGAAAATACATACAACACGTTCATTTGCTGGAAATTCGCTTCTTTTCATTTGCGTCAGGCTTCTTGATTGTTAAAACCACGGTAAATTACAAAGAGTTCAAGACAAGTCTTACAATTCAAAGGTCATATAAAATGCAGCCTCCAGCCATTTTgtgttatttaaatatttagacTTGAGATATATTTgatgtgttttgctttattattaatatttattttaacttttaagtacTTAAAAAGAGGAGGGAGAAGAGTCCAAAACGATGGGCTTCTTCTGAGCTTTCCAAACGCAAGCTCAAAATGTGATTAGTAGATTGAAAATGCAGTCAACCTCAAACCATTGAAGCCACCATTTTAGGTTCCATAAACTCCCGAAAAAGTTTTGATCCCCTTGAAATAGGAGGATAAAGGTGTCCTTCGCAAAACCATTTTAATGAACCAGGAGATTATATGCTCTAAAATCATATCTACCATCCTTTTCCTTTACACTCATTTACCTCTTTACCATATCAATTTCTGCAATTTTTCTGGTCACGTTTTTAAATGCTGAGGTTGAAATTTTAAAAGCGGCATTAACGAAAGCCATAAACAAAGCCCAGAATGCGGAATAGCGCTAGCATGGGATTGGGCCGGATGCACAATCTGATAAAAACAGTCCACATCAGATATAAAGGTGcaatcaaatccaagaaaaagcTTATCTTAAGCCCAACACCTACACTCAAAATCTAATACCTGACTAGATCCTAAATCTGAAGATAGTTGCCCACGTAACACTGCTTCGACCGAAAGAAACTCACCAAATTTTTGGCCGAAATAAAAGGCCCATCATTAATATTTCTGGcctccttcctcttcttcctgGTAAAATTGGATCTAAGAACACGAAATCGAACGagacttttttttgggtaagaaaTACTTATAGACCACTACTCTAAAGTGTGAACTATGAACACCATTGACACACATTAAATTTGCTAGAAAAAGAAACTCTTCAGTCCATAACCTCATAACAGAACGGCAGAGAAGGAGCACCTTTTCCCAACGCCTCTAAGTTTTGTCAACTGCCACCCATTACCCTCCTTGTAACACTCCACCTATTATCATATcagaaaaagatttttaaaaagaaaaaacgatGCTAAAGAAGTCAATATATCTatgaacaaatttaaaagattaaGCCTATGGGGATGGATGCATTTTGCATACCGTGTGCAATATTTTCAACTCTTCATTCACTCCCCCCATGACATAAATCGAATCTCCAATTACAACAGCACCGGCATACTTCCTGGTTTCTTTCATGGGCTCCCCCTTCATCCAAAAACCAACACGAGGGTCTAAGACCTCAACAGATGAAAGTTCATTAGCTCCATCATAGCCACCAATAGcatatctgaaaaaaaaaaaaaaaaaaaaaaaaaaaaaaaaaaaaaaaaaaaaaaaaaaccttccatAGTAAATGACGTCTATACACACTAAGCATGCGTGttgctccaaattaaaaag
This genomic window contains:
- the LOC126697795 gene encoding biotin carboxyl carrier protein of acetyl-CoA carboxylase 2, chloroplastic isoform X2; the protein is MESFAALRSFNYSVGSTSNMQSLLEKPGVVPIYNASWPIPSKWCTQGLTVGGKLVFSPTKRKGAIVSSVKISEVTESSNNDSTTQGPLEKKTQGTLEKKTPRTATFPNGFEALLLEVCDETEIAELKLKVGDFEMHLKRNIGGATQVPMSGISPTIPPPIPTKPMVDSAPVAPPPPPTKSSPEKTSPFTNTSVEKSPKLAALEASGSNAYVLVPSPAVGSFRRGRTVKGKKQPPICKEGGLIKKGQVIGYLDQFGTELPVKSDVAGEVLKVLFDEGEAVGYGEPLIAVLPSFHGIQ
- the LOC126697795 gene encoding uncharacterized protein LOC126697795 isoform X1, coding for MESFAALRSFNYSVGSTSNMQSLLEKPGVVPIYNASWPIPSKWCTQGLTVGGKLVFSPTKRKGAIVSSVKISEVTESSNNVISDSTTQGPLEKKTQGTLEKKTPRTATFPNGFEALLLEVCDETEIAELKLKVGDFEMHLKRNIGGATQVPMSGISPTIPPPIPTKPMVDSAPVAPPPPPTKSSPEKTSPFTNTSVEKSPKLAALEASGSNAYVLVPSPAVGSFRRGRTVKGKKQPPICKEGGLIKKGQVIGYLDQFGTELPVKSDVAGEVLKVLFDEGEAVGYGEPLIAVLPSFHGIQ